The following nucleotide sequence is from bacterium.
AATCAAGAGCATCATTTAATAAATGATCGATAGATTTTTTTAAATCATCGGGAATATGGGGTTGTGACAAAATAAAAGATAGAGAAGCCTCTCCGTAAGTTTGCGGATTTAGAGGCAAACGATGCTTGGCCTTAAAACTTGCCCCCACATTATGCAGCCGGGCCAAATGCCGCCCCATCCACTTGCGATCGTCTTGCATAAGCTCAGCTTTGTGCGCGCCACGAAAGCGCGGAAACAGAGCAAAATAATAATTTTCTACAAATCCTAATGTTTTTTCCTGCTGGCTTGTTTTTTTAAGCTCAAGAGGTGCTACCACCGGAAACTCAGCTTCTACTAAAGCTTTAATAAAGCGATGTTCATCCAGTAAAGCCCCCTCACCCCAACGGCCAGGGCGATAAAATTTCCCGATAATAGGCGGGGCCCCTTCAATACCAATTTCATACACGCGATTTTCGTAGCTGTTTAAGGGAAATAAATAACCGGTAGGCAGGTAACCCTGATCTTCCACGGCATTGAGAATAACTTCGGGTAGTAATTGATCAAATACGGACATAATAAAATCACCAAACACTAAAACCACTCTTGATTTTATTCTGAGGTGTTCTTTTTATTTTTTTGTAAACATATGGCCCACCTCTAAAGTCCTCACTCTACCACCCATAAGCCTTTCTTCCCAGCATTGGTGAGGACGCCATCTAATAAATGGCCATTAGGTTTACAAAAAAATAAAAAGAACACCTCAGAATAAAATCTCAGTGCTTTGTCGACTCCAATTTAAGGACATCCTGCAAATCTTTATCCGTTACCGTCCACTCTTTACCACAATAATCACAAATACTACTCACACCCTTTCCATCCATAAAGAGTTCTACAAGATCGGTCTGCGGCAAAACTTTAAGCGCTTTAATAAAAGCCTCGCGGCTGCACGAGCACGCCAGCACCGGCTTGGTAACCGCTAAAATTTTAAACCCGGGATCTAAAAGTGTATTCATAATGCCATCAGGATCATCCGAGTTTTTAAAACTTTGTAAAAAAAGCCCCGGAGTTTCAAAGCGGTTTTTTATTATATTCCATTCATCAGTCGTGGTATCGGGCAGTTTTTCAACCCAGAGGGCATAATGCGCGTTATCTTCTGAATAAAGCTGCAAACAAAATTCCGTTTGCACACTATGTGTTAAAAAATTTCTAAAAATAGAAAGCGGTTCAAAAGCTTTAAATGGTTCTACGGTTTGATACACATCGTCCTTTTTATTGAGTGTAACCAGCCTTAATAACCCCGGCTGTTGTAAATTAATATTAAACACCGATTCACGCGGAAATAGCGCCACACGAAAAGGCCCTAAGGGTGAAATTTCGGCATTGATAAAAAAATGCTTATCATCCATTTCAGCTTTAAAAAGTTTTGTTTCCTGATTATCACTTCGGCTACCCAGCACAACAGAGGCCAGAACAAATTCACCAAAACTCTTTTTAAAAGTGTCCGGAATTTTTTTAGTCTGGATTAAGTTTTGAACCGCATGATTGAGGCACAAAAAACGAAATGCCACTCGTTTTTGAGCGTCAACGGCTATAAGCAGGTAATCTTCTTTCATAACAAAACCTTATTAGTTTACTTTCATCCAACAATCAATATACTAACGCACGCTGTATTCACCCCTACAATACGAAAGGACCTTATGAAAAAATTACTTCTCACAGCATTTTTTGTACTTTTAATTTCTCCTGCCTTTGCCGCCACCACAACCACCGCTAGCGGCCTGGGCATTGACGACCAC
It contains:
- a CDS encoding Hsp33 family molecular chaperone HslO, coding for MKEDYLLIAVDAQKRVAFRFLCLNHAVQNLIQTKKIPDTFKKSFGEFVLASVVLGSRSDNQETKLFKAEMDDKHFFINAEISPLGPFRVALFPRESVFNINLQQPGLLRLVTLNKKDDVYQTVEPFKAFEPLSIFRNFLTHSVQTEFCLQLYSEDNAHYALWVEKLPDTTTDEWNIIKNRFETPGLFLQSFKNSDDPDGIMNTLLDPGFKILAVTKPVLACSCSREAFIKALKVLPQTDLVELFMDGKGVSSICDYCGKEWTVTDKDLQDVLKLESTKH
- a CDS encoding serine/threonine protein kinase → MSVFDQLLPEVILNAVEDQGYLPTGYLFPLNSYENRVYEIGIEGAPPIIGKFYRPGRWGEGALLDEHRFIKALVEAEFPVVAPLELKKTSQQEKTLGFVENYYFALFPRFRGAHKAELMQDDRKWMGRHLARLHNVGASFKAKHRLPLNPQTYGEASLSFILSQPHIPDDLKKSIDHLLNDALDLVEPFFNDSLVAFTTHGDCHWGNVLWNHDGPHFLDFDDMVIAPPVQDIWMLFSGTPDEVKEQKNAFLEGYSVFRDFDEKTFILSEPLRTLRLMRMASWIGERYEEEAFKRAFPYYRDRRYWEEFLLSIKEQIGLLQELY